A stretch of DNA from Alicyclobacillus acidocaldarius subsp. acidocaldarius Tc-4-1:
ATGCGGGTGCTCCTCATTGACGCGGATGCGGGGTTCGCCGACGTGGAGATTCTGTTTGACTCGACGCCCGTCCTGACCCTCTGCGACGTCGCCGCGGGCGCGCCGCTGGAGGAAGCCCTGCTGGCGCCCAGGCCGCACGTGGACGTGCTGGCAGGCGGGAGTGGGAGGTTTTTCGACGACGTGGGCGGAAGTGGCTGGGACAGGCTTTGGCAAAGCATTGCGCGCGTCTCGGCGAGGTATGCCTGGGTGCTCTTGGACTGCGCGCCGGGCGTGCACGCGTTCGCGGAGCGGATGTTGCGACAGGGGGCGCATCCCATTTGCGTGGTCACGCCGGAGCCCACAGCCATCACGGATGGATATGCGCTTTTGAAGTGGATGCACGCGAAGGGACTCGGCGTGGAACCGTGGCTCGTTGTGAATCGAGCGAAGTCCAAGGCGGAAGCTGACGACACGGCCGCGCGTCTTGTGGACGCGGCCGCGAAGTTCCTGCACATGCGGGTGACGTACGCAGGAATGATTCGGGACGATCCGGCGCTGGTGACGAGCGTCATGGCGCGGCGGCCGCTGCTGCAACATGTGCCGGGATCGCCCGCTGCCGTGGGTTATCGCCAACTGGCCCGCTGGATTCGAGAACGAGTGCATTCTCGCGGGCATCGCGTGAACGGAGAGGGGGCGGCCCGATGACCGAAGGCGCGCACGGCATCCGGCAGCTCATCGTGATGGGCGCTTCGACGGGCGGCCCAGCTGCGGTTACCGCGATTTTACGGGAACTTCCGCTTCTCGACGCATGCGCCGTCCTGATTGCGCAACATTTGCCCGCGACCTTCACAGCACCGTTTGCGGAGCGGCTTCATCGGGAGAGTGCCTGGCCCGTGCGCGAGGCGCGAGACGGGTTGGCTGTCACAGCGGGACAATGCTACGTCGCGCCGGGCGGCAGGGTTACCGAGGTCGTGCTTGACGGCGGCGAGCTTCGCTGCCGGGTTCGGCCGCCGACGCCCACAGACCGCTACCTGCCTTCGATCGACGCGTTGTTTTCGAGCGCGGCTTGCCTTCCCGGCATTCGAGCCATCGGGGTGCTGCTCACGGGCATGGGGCGAGATGGAGTGGACGGCCTCCGAGCCATTCGCGAATCTGGGGGCCTTGCCATTGCAGAGGCCCGGGAGACGGCCGTCGTCGACGGGATGCCGCGCCGCGCGAGAGAGTATGGATGGGTGGACGAGGTTGTCCCGCTCGGATCCATCGCCCATCGTCTGACCGACTTGTGTCAGGTCGGGAGGTGACACGGTGCACGAGGAATACCTGGAAGCCTTTTTGGCGGAGGCGATGGAAAACGTCGAACGCTTGGAGACGCTCTGCCTCACGCTTGAGCGAGACGGTTCGAGGCCTGATCTGCTCGACGAGATGTTTCGGGCCGCGCACACCCCGAAAGGCATGAGCGCGACCATGGGGTTCTCCAAGTTGGCGACCTTGACCCACCGCGTGGAGGACCTACTTGGAGCCCTTCGCGACGCGCATGTTCCTGTGGAGCCGCGGCACGTGGACGCCCTGCTGTCGGCGGTCGACCGCATGCGAGCACGGCTACAGGCTATCGCCGCCTCATCTCAGGAACCTGAAGAGACGGATGACGACGTGCTGGCGGCGCTCGCAGGCGCGCTTTCCCGATCCGAAGGCACGTTCGAGCCGCGCGACTCGTCCCGCGCACCTTTTGCGAATCTTTCGGATTGGGCGCGCCGGGCTGCGGCAGAGAACAAAGAGCTTTATACCATCCATCTCCGCCTCGTCCCCGAGTGCATCATGCCCGGCGTGCGTTTGGCGATGGCGTACCAAGCCTTGAAGGCTTCGGCGACGTTCATGGGGGCCCATCCTGCAGAAGACCAAGTCATGGCCGGACAGGTCGAGGCCACAGAGGCTTTCGCGGCCGTCCTCGTATCGCCTGGCGAGATCGCGCGTGTGCGCGAGGCCGTGCTGGACATCACCGACGTGTCGGCCTGTGACGTCTCCAAGGTGAACGAGGTTCCTTCCACGCCTGTGACAGATAAGCCCCGTCCAGAGCGGGACGATCTGTCCGTCAAGGACTCGATGTCGCGGCCATCGTTCGGCGCGCTCGCTTCCGGTGCGGATTTGCGGCGGGACGCGACCCTTCGTGTCCCGGTCCGCAAGGCGGACGAGCTCATGAATGCCTTGAGCGATCTCGTCATCACCAAGACGCGGCTTGCCACCTTGGTGGCAGCCTCGGATGACCCAGACTTAAAGGAGGCGGCTGAGCGGTTGGACCGCCTTGTGGCCGACATCCAGGACGGGCTGACGCGCCTTAGAATGGTCCTGGTCGAAACGGTCTTCCATCGCTATCCGCGCATGATGCGCGACCTCGAGCGCCGTCTTCGCCGTGAGCTCGACTTTGTGATGACCGGCCTGGACACGGAGATGGATCGTGTCGTCCTCGAGGAGATGGGCGAGGTGCTTGTGCATCTTCTCCGAAATGCGGTCGATCACGGCCTTGAGCCCCCCGAAGTACGTGAGTCTCAAGGCAAGCCCCGGCGCGGCACCGTTCGGCTTTCCGCGTACACATCGGGCGGCCAGGTGTTTCTCGAGGTGTCGGACGATGGCCGTGGGATTGACCGCGATCGGGTTTTGCAGACAGCTATTGCCAAGGGATGGGTTGCGCCGGAGGAAGGTGCATCCATGTCGGACGAGTCGGTTTTCGCGCTTCTGTTTCGGCCGGGGTTCAGCACCGCGGAGCGCGTCTCGGACATCTCAGGGCGGGGCGTAGGGCTTGACGCCGTGCGAGAAAAAGTCGAGGCCCTGGGGGGCCAGATTCGCTTGCAGTCGGTTCTCGGGGCGGGGACGACGTTCATCATTCAATTGCCGCTGACGCTCGCTATCCTGCCGGCCCTCTTGGTGTCAGTCCGAGGGCAGGTATTCGCCATCCCGACGGCGAATGTGGATGAGGTGCGAAGGCTGACAAGAGATGACATACGTCACGTGCAGGAGCGACCCGTGCTTCGAGATGAGAAGGGCATTGTGCCCATTGTGGACCTGGCGGAGCGATTGGCGCTGGGCGCTCGCCGCGAGGGGTACCCGCAGACGGTGGTCGTGTGCCGAGATGGGAAGCGGAGGCTCGCTCTTCTCGTCGATCAAGTCCTAGATGAGCTCGAGGTCGTGAACAAGCCGCTCGGCCGATTTCTGCAGCATGTTCGGGAGTTCGCCGGCGCCACAGTTCTCGGCGATGGCCGAGTGTCGCTCATTCTCGACGTGCGCTTTATTGCCAATTCCGCGTAGCGGGGAAGGAGGGACGTTTCGTGGATTCGTATGTCGTCATGCGCGTGGGCTCCGAGCGGTACGGCGCGCATGTCTCTCAGGTGAGATCGGTGGAACGCGTCGGGGATATCACGCCCGTGCCGCGGACCTTGCCCTTCATCAAGGGCGTCATGCATTTGCGCGGCGCGATTGTCCCGGTGATCGATCTCGCGGAACGCGTCGGGTTGAGGCACGTGTCCGTGGACGACGAAGAGAGGCGAATTGTCGTCGCGGAGCTAGACGGGATGGCCGTAGGCATGTTGGTGGATGCGGTCGAAGACGTGGTCCCAATCGCGCCGGAATCCGTGGAGCCCCCGCCGTCTGTCGTTGGAGGTCTGGAGGCCGTGTACCTTCGGGGTGTCGCGCGACTCGGCGACGATCTCCTTGTGCTGCTCAACTTGGAACGGGTCTTTTCGGCCGTTGAATCGGAGCAACTCAAACAGGTGGAAAAGTTGGTGTACGGATGAATCCCTATGATCTTAGCGCAGCCGATCTCGACGCGCTGCGGGAGTTCGGCAATATCGGAGCGGGACACGCCGCCACGGCGTTTTCCGCATTGCTGGGCGGCGTTGTGCGCATGTCGGTCACGGACGCCAGGCTGTGCCGATTCGCGGAGGTGGTGGACGTCGTCGGCGGCAACGACACGATGGTCGTCGCCGTGTATATCCGGATCGAGGGCGAGATCGCGGGGAATATGTTTGTTGTGTTGTCGATCGAGAGCGCGGAGCGCCTCGTGAATGAGCTTATTCCGGGGCGGGAACGCGGCCATCCCTACGGCGAGATGGAGTATTCCGCGCTCGGAGAGGTTGGCAATATCCTTTCAGGGGCCTACGTCGCCGCGATTGCCGATTTGTGCGGCTTTCGCATCACGCAATCCATCCCGGCAGTCGCCGTCGATATGGCCTCAGCGCTTCTCGACATTGGGCTCATGTATGGAAGCGGAGAGGACAATCAGGTGCTGCTCATCTCGACGCTCGTCACACATGGTGGGCGTGAGATTCAAATGCATTTTTTCCTTCTTCCGGATTTCGAGAGCGCTTCGAGACTCTTTGACACCCTTCGGGGAAAGATGCCTCGTGGTTGACGATGAGGTCGAGATTCGCGTGGGCATCGCCGAAGGGGCCATCCTCCGCGGTCCGGGTCGGCTGGTGACGACAGGCCTCGGCTCGTGCGTGGGTGTGGTGATCTACGATGCCGTAGGCCATGTGGCGGGATTGGCACATGTGATGCTGCCCGAGAGCCCTTCGCCTGACACCAAGGCGCCGCAAAAATACGCGGACACCGCGATTGACTGGCTCATCCGCGAGATTGTGCATGCGGGCGGGAGTCCTCTGCGCCTCCGCGCGAAGTACGCCGGCGGAGCGCAGATGTTTCAAGGCGTGAAGATGGAGACGCTTCGCGTCGGAGAGCGCAATGCGGAGGCGGTGAAAAAGCGGCTTGCGGACAGAGGAATCCCTGTTATCGGAAGAGACGTGGGTGGACATCAAGGCAGGACCTTATGGTTTGACTTGCCGTCGTGTGTGCTCACTGTGCGAACGGTCAGAGGCGACATGCGAGTGCTTTGACGCGAGGAAGGGGGGAACGAAAAGGTGTGGGAGACGCTCATCTTGGCCGCGGTGTGTATGGTGCTCCTCGCCATGCTGTACGCCTTAAGTGGCGCTTGGAAAACGCACCCGGGTATCCGAGGTTTTTCCGGTGGATGGCATCTCAATGGCGCTTGCGCGGCGCGAGCCAGGGCTCGCCCAAAAACGCTGGTTTGTCAGCAGAACGCGCGCGGTGGGAACCCGTGGCCGTTGAGAGGACCTCGGACGCGCGTTTGGCGATCCAGGTTCTCGAAGAGTTGTACCGGGAATGGGACCAGCGAAGCCGAATACTCGAGGCGCGAATTCAGGCGCTTGAGACGGCGGTGGCTCGGATGACCGCAGAGGTCGGCGAGGCTCTGCATGGTGCGAGGCATGGCGGGAACCACGCGGTAAACGGCGATTTTGTCCCCAAGCAGATGGAGGGGCTCTCTGAACTTGACTTTCAGCACGAAGCTCCGCTTGAGTCGGCTGCGGAGAAGGGCGAGCAAGGGGCCTCGGCGGGGGCGGTTGACGCGTGGACGGAGGACCGCGAGCCTGCGCGCCCGAGCGTCCATGCGTCTCAAGAGCGCCTGTATTTTTCGATTCTTGACCTCCTTCACGAAGGCCGATCTCGAGACGAGATTCGGGATCTGCTGGGCGTGTCGGCGGACGAGATCGCAAGGGTCGAGCAGCTGTTGTGTAGGGTAGAGCCTTCAGAGCCGGGCGTTCATTGACGAGCCCCTGCGTCGCTTGGGTGCTATCCACGCCCTCCCGAGCCGTCACCGTTTTCCTTCCTCGTCGCGTACAATGGGCCATGCGTGTGTTCAGCCAGCTTTGGCTTTGGACGTCGCTTTACAGACCGCGATGGGGCGAGGGAGAACGGGTGAAGACGAGTGGACATCGTGTGCTGAAGGGGCGGTGCAGGGCTCCTGCCTCGAGGGCGTGGATCGCACCATCGGTGTGGCGTGCAGGGATCGAGAGAGGCGCAGATCCGGGTGGAGGACAAGGAAAAATTCGGTCAGACGAGCGGCGCGTGGGAGAGCCGAATGCGGGCGCAGTAGGTGCTGTGTCTGAAGCGCTCAAGACCCCCATTCGCCTGGAATCCCAGGAGATTCACATCGGAGACGTCGTCACTGTGTACACGCTGGGCCTCGGCCCTGCCAACCCAGGGTTTACCGGCGTGGTGCTGAGATCGACGCCCTCCTACTTGCACCTCGGATTGTTTGCGCACGAGGGAGAGTCTGGCAGCACTCAGTGCCCCGTGGTCGCCGAAGCCATCATTCGCTACGACCAAATCGCCTGTGTGGTGCGCCGCATATCGCGTTGAGCGAGTGGTAAGCTTCTTGGGTGCGACGTGCAAAACAAGGGAATCCGCGAGCGAGAGGAGAGTCCTCTCGCCCGCGAGAACTCACAAGTCGTTTTGGATGATCGACGTGATCTGGCCGAGCGGAATCGTTGCGAGCGCGCCGAACGTGGTTCCGCTTCCCGCTGTGCCGAAGGTTCCGGTGGCGCCACTCGGCGCAGAAGCGGGCGCGAGCAGGAGGTAGAGGTTGTTGCTGTCCACCCCGACGATAGCGCCCGTGTACCCACCTCCGCCCGTTCCACCCGCGGTGGTAAACACGGTGACGACTTCCCCGAGATGAAGTTGGCGAATCGAGTTGGCGATATTGAAGTTGTTCGTCGCCATGGGCTTCCCTCGCTTTCCAGGCAGGTTTTGCACCGCGAACCGCGCGCTTTCGCGGCACACTGTAGACAATGCAGAAGCAGGAAGCCGGGTCACGGACGAAACACCTGGGTGATATGCCTTAAAAATGGAGTGAAATGGGTAGTTCCGGTGGGCGCGCCGATGGCTACGGACGGTTGCTGGTGTTCGTATCGCTGTGGTATAGTATGGAGCGGTGCGTACCTTTGAATCGAATACGCACGGATCGGGATGCGGCGTACGGTGCCCGATGGGTCGGCGTTGCGGATGATCGGTCCGGAGGGAAAACAAAAAGGAGGAAATCGGCTTGGCCATCATTTCGATGAAGCAGTTGCTCGAGGCGGGCGTGCACTTCGGACACCAGACGCGCCGCTGGAATCCGAAGATGGCGCGGTACATTTTCACGGAGCGCAACGGTATCTACATCATCGACCTGCAGAAGACCGTTCGCAAGGTGGAAGAGGCGTACAACTTCGTGCGAGATCTCGCCGCGTCGGGTGGCACCGTGCTGTTCGTCGGCACGAAGAAGCAGGCTCAGGAGGCTGTCAAGGAAGAGGCCGAGCGCTGCGGGATGTTTTACGTGAACCAGCGCTGGCTGGGCGGCACGCTGACGAACTTCAATACGATTCAGAAGCGCATTCGCCGCCTGCAGGAGCTCGAGCAGATGGAGGAGGATGGGACGTTCGAAGTCCTGCCGAAGAAAGAGGTCATCCTGCTCCGGAAGGAACGCGAGCGGCTGGAGAAGTTCTTGGGCGGCATCAAGGGGATGAAAAAGCTTCCGGACGCGCTCTTCATTATTGATCCTCGCAAGGAGCGCATTGCGGTGGCTGAAGCTCGCAAGCTCGGGATTCCGATTGTGGCCATTGTCGACACGAATTGCGATCCTGACGAGATTGACTACGTGATCCCGGGCAACGACGACGCGATTCGCGCCGTGCGCCTTCTGACGAGCAAGATTGCGGACGCTGTGCTGGAAGGCACGCAGGGTGGGGAAGAGACCACCGCGTGAGATGAAAGGTGGCGGGTGCGTCGCGCGCTCTCGTCACCTTTTTTGTGCCGCGCGGCGCGAAATGTGATAGAGGATACAGACGGTTGAGGAGGAAACATCGTGGCTGAAATCACAGCAGCAATGGTGAAGGAGTTGCGCGAGCGCACGGGCGC
This window harbors:
- a CDS encoding cellulose synthase operon protein YhjQ/BcsQ, producing MVCARVCHHERKRGVGKSNLCVNLAIAFAEDAMRVLLIDADAGFADVEILFDSTPVLTLCDVAAGAPLEEALLAPRPHVDVLAGGSGRFFDDVGGSGWDRLWQSIARVSARYAWVLLDCAPGVHAFAERMLRQGAHPICVVTPEPTAITDGYALLKWMHAKGLGVEPWLVVNRAKSKAEADDTAARLVDAAAKFLHMRVTYAGMIRDDPALVTSVMARRPLLQHVPGSPAAVGYRQLARWIRERVHSRGHRVNGEGAAR
- a CDS encoding CheB methylesterase domain-containing protein codes for the protein MTEGAHGIRQLIVMGASTGGPAAVTAILRELPLLDACAVLIAQHLPATFTAPFAERLHRESAWPVREARDGLAVTAGQCYVAPGGRVTEVVLDGGELRCRVRPPTPTDRYLPSIDALFSSAACLPGIRAIGVLLTGMGRDGVDGLRAIRESGGLAIAEARETAVVDGMPRRAREYGWVDEVVPLGSIAHRLTDLCQVGR
- a CDS encoding chemotaxis protein CheA → MHEEYLEAFLAEAMENVERLETLCLTLERDGSRPDLLDEMFRAAHTPKGMSATMGFSKLATLTHRVEDLLGALRDAHVPVEPRHVDALLSAVDRMRARLQAIAASSQEPEETDDDVLAALAGALSRSEGTFEPRDSSRAPFANLSDWARRAAAENKELYTIHLRLVPECIMPGVRLAMAYQALKASATFMGAHPAEDQVMAGQVEATEAFAAVLVSPGEIARVREAVLDITDVSACDVSKVNEVPSTPVTDKPRPERDDLSVKDSMSRPSFGALASGADLRRDATLRVPVRKADELMNALSDLVITKTRLATLVAASDDPDLKEAAERLDRLVADIQDGLTRLRMVLVETVFHRYPRMMRDLERRLRRELDFVMTGLDTEMDRVVLEEMGEVLVHLLRNAVDHGLEPPEVRESQGKPRRGTVRLSAYTSGGQVFLEVSDDGRGIDRDRVLQTAIAKGWVAPEEGASMSDESVFALLFRPGFSTAERVSDISGRGVGLDAVREKVEALGGQIRLQSVLGAGTTFIIQLPLTLAILPALLVSVRGQVFAIPTANVDEVRRLTRDDIRHVQERPVLRDEKGIVPIVDLAERLALGARREGYPQTVVVCRDGKRRLALLVDQVLDELEVVNKPLGRFLQHVREFAGATVLGDGRVSLILDVRFIANSA
- a CDS encoding chemotaxis protein CheW, with product MDSYVVMRVGSERYGAHVSQVRSVERVGDITPVPRTLPFIKGVMHLRGAIVPVIDLAERVGLRHVSVDDEERRIVVAELDGMAVGMLVDAVEDVVPIAPESVEPPPSVVGGLEAVYLRGVARLGDDLLVLLNLERVFSAVESEQLKQVEKLVYG
- a CDS encoding chemotaxis protein CheC; the protein is MNPYDLSAADLDALREFGNIGAGHAATAFSALLGGVVRMSVTDARLCRFAEVVDVVGGNDTMVVAVYIRIEGEIAGNMFVVLSIESAERLVNELIPGRERGHPYGEMEYSALGEVGNILSGAYVAAIADLCGFRITQSIPAVAVDMASALLDIGLMYGSGEDNQVLLISTLVTHGGREIQMHFFLLPDFESASRLFDTLRGKMPRG
- a CDS encoding chemotaxis protein CheD, which produces MVDDEVEIRVGIAEGAILRGPGRLVTTGLGSCVGVVIYDAVGHVAGLAHVMLPESPSPDTKAPQKYADTAIDWLIREIVHAGGSPLRLRAKYAGGAQMFQGVKMETLRVGERNAEAVKKRLADRGIPVIGRDVGGHQGRTLWFDLPSCVLTVRTVRGDMRVL
- the rpsB gene encoding 30S ribosomal protein S2, with amino-acid sequence MAIISMKQLLEAGVHFGHQTRRWNPKMARYIFTERNGIYIIDLQKTVRKVEEAYNFVRDLAASGGTVLFVGTKKQAQEAVKEEAERCGMFYVNQRWLGGTLTNFNTIQKRIRRLQELEQMEEDGTFEVLPKKEVILLRKERERLEKFLGGIKGMKKLPDALFIIDPRKERIAVAEARKLGIPIVAIVDTNCDPDEIDYVIPGNDDAIRAVRLLTSKIADAVLEGTQGGEETTA